CGGTTTTCATTATCGCCTCGTGTTCAAACCATGGACCCACTTCCTGCAGTTCAACCGGGCCTATCGCATCTTCGAGGAGAAGTCGGCGGTGGACATCGTCAAGGAGGTGCTGAGCGCACACAGCCTGCGCACCGACTACAGCCGGCTGCGCGCCACCTACCTGCCCCGCCCCTACTGCATGCAATATCAGGAAAGCGACCTGCAGTTCATCTCGCGGATCATGGAGCAGGAGGGCATCTATTATTTCTTCCGCCACGAGGCGGGCGAACATGTGCTCGTGCTGTGCGACAGCCGCGCTGCCCACCAGCCGGCGCCCGGCTATGGCGCGCTGCGTTTCCCGCGCGCGATGCGGGGAGAGGCAGGATCACCGGAGATGATCTGGGACTGGCACGAACATTATGCCGCCTCGGCCGAACGTGACGTCGTGCTGCAGGCGCATGATCCGGCATCGGCGCGGGTGCTCGATGCAACCAAAGCGGGCCCCGCGCGGAACAAGGCGGAGACGGCGGAGGTGCACGCGCATGTCGGCGGCTTCGATCAGCCGGCGCTCGGCAATCATTGGGCGAAGGTGAGGCTGGAAGCGGCGCAGGCCGCACGGCACCGCTTCAGCGGCCGTGGCGACGCGCTGGGGATCGGCTGCGGCGGCCTGCTCAAGCTCAGCGACGATATCGGCCGGCGCGGCGTCAACGCCGAATTCCTGCTGATCGCGGTCAGGCACCACATTCCCGTCGAACCGCTGCGCTCGGGCGCCAGCCAGCCGGCCCGCTCGGTCGAGATCGAAGCGGTGTTGGCGAGCGCACCCTACCGGGCACCGCAACGCACCGCGAAGCCGGTCGCGGCCGGGCCGGAGACAGCGATCGTCGTCGAAGGCGGCGCGGACGACAGCAATGCCGATCCGCAGGGGCGCGTACGGGTTGAGTTTCACTGGGCCACGCGATCGAAGGCGAAAGCACCCCGGCGCTCATGCTGGCTGCGTGTCTCGCACCCGTCGGCGGGCGCCGATTTCGGCCATTTCGCGCTGCCCCGCAACCGCCAGGAGGTGGTGGTTTCCTTTCTCGAGGGCGATCCCGATCGCCCGCTGGTCACCGGTCGCGTCTATAATGGCGATCATCGCCATCCCTATGGACTGCCCGAGAAACGCACGCGATCGGTCTGGCGATCGCGCACGATCGGCCGCGCGGGCAGCTATGCCGGCGCCGAGAAGCCGCCATCGGGTCCGGCGTTCAACGAACTCAGCTTCGAGGACAAGGGCGGCGCCGAGGAAGTCTATCTGCGCGCACAGCGCGACCGCCGGACCGAGGTGATGCTCGACGACGAGCTGACGGTGCAGCGGGATCGCTCGGCGCGGATCGGCCGCAACCGCAAGACCGCGGTGCGTGGCGACGATGATCTCACCGTCGAGCGGGGAGACATACGCGTCACCGCCCAGCGCGGATCGGTGGTGATCGAGGCCACGCGCAAGCTGGTTCTCAAAGTCGGCATGAACGCGATCGTCATCGACAAGGCCGGCATCAGCATCGCCGGCATGACCGTCACCAGCATCGGCGTGACCACGAACATGATGCTGGGCGCCAAGGCCGAGGTGCAGGGCGCGGTGCTCGCGCGGCTCACCGGCGCCGTCGCGCTGCTCACCCCCGGGCCCGGCGCGGGCGTGCAGGCGGCGCAGCAGATCGCGAAAGGCATGGTCTCCGCCCAGCTCGCTGCGGGCGGGCCGGTGCCGGGGGTCAAGCCATGACCGCCTGGCCACGCGTGCTGTGGAGCGAAGCAGGGCAGATCACCGCCCGCCTCGCCTGGCCGGTCACGCGGGAGGCGACGCTGCCGCCCGAGACCTTCTACGCGGCGCTGCGCGCGGAGGCGATGCTCGCCGAGGCAACGCTGTATCTCGCACAGGCGCTGTCGCGCCGCGATGCCATCGCCTGGGCAGTGGAGGCGATCGCGCGGCACGGCGCGGTGCCCGCGCAACCGGTGCTGGCCGCCGCGCGCGCGTGGCTCGACGATCCGTCGGACGCGCATCGCCATGCCGCCGACCAGCTCGCACGGGAGGCGGTGCCGGGCGGCGCCGAGCACCATCTCGCCACGGCGGTCCATTTCTCCGGGGGATCGATCGCGCCGCCGGACGAGCCGGCGGTGCTGCCGCCCCTGGAGGCATGCGGACGCTTCGCTGGTGCTGCGATCATCGCGAGCGCCACCCGCACGGCCGACTTCGAGGAGGCGCTCCGCGTCGCGCTCCACGAGGGAGAGAGATTTGCGCGCGGTGAACGGGATGATCGCTGGACATGATCTTGACGCTTCACATCGTCGAGCAGCGCGAGGCCGGACCGGAACCGGCGATGACGACGCTTCGCCTCGACCGCCACGGCGCGATCATCGGCCGTTCGGCGCATGCCGATTGGCCGCTGCCCGATCCGCGCAACTATATCTCGTCGCGCCATTGCGAGATCAGCTATCGCGATGGTGCCTATCTGCTGACCGATCGCAGCACCAACGGCACCTTCCTGAACGGCGCGAACGATCGCCTCGCCGCGCCGCACCCGATCGCCGGGGGCGACGAGATCCTGATCGGCCATTACCGCATTCTTGCAACGCTCGACGCGGGCGAAGCCATCGCCGCGAGCGCGCCGGCGCCCTCCCCCGCGTCCGGACCTGCCCCCGATGGCTCGCTCGACTGGCCGTCCTGGCCGACCCCGACGCCCGAAGCGGACGAGTGGGCGCCGGCGATGCCGGCAGCGCCGGAAGCGGCGAGCGGGGTCTGGGGCGACATCCCGGTTGCGCGCGCGCCGGAGGATATGTCATGGGGATCGCCGCCCGCGCCCGCGATCAGCGGCGCCGGCGCACTGTCGGGCCATTGGGCGCCGCCGCATCCCCGCGCGCCGGAACCGGCGCCGGCCCGGCCGGCATCCCTCCCGCCGGCGGACGACATCTGGGCGCGACTGGCCGAAGGCCATCAGGTCGATTGGGGCATGGAGGCGTCCTCGGCAGAACGTGCACAGCCCGCGGAGCAACCTGCACAATCGCCCTCCGCCGCGCCCGATTCCAGCGGCGACGTCTGGGCCGCCTTCCTGCGCGGTGCGCAACTTGCCCCCGGCGAAATCGGTATTCCCGCCGAAGCGGCGGCCGAACTCGCCGGCACCGCGTTGAGGCTGCTGCTCGCCGGGCTGCTGCCGCTGGTCGAGGCACGGTCGCGTGCCAAGGCGCAGATGGGCGCGGTCAACACGATCCTCGAGCTGGACGGCAACAACCCGCTCAAATTCGTCCGGGCGCCGGCGCGCGCGCTCGCGCTGCTGCTCAACCCGCCGCAGCCCGGTTTCATGACCACCGCCCGCGCGATCGACAGCGCCTATCGCGATCTGCAGGCGCACCAGATGGCGACCTTGATGGCGATGCAGGGGGCGCTGCGCGCGACGCTTGACGATTTCTCGCCGGTCGCGATCCGCGGCCGCATGCGCGCGCACCGCGGTGGCCGCGCCGCGCTGCTGCCGATCCTCGAGGATGCCCGTGCCTGGCGCGCCTATGAGGAAGAGTTCGACGGCGTCACCGCCGGATCGAGCGAAGCCTTCATCGACATGTTCGCCAAGGAATTCCGCGCGGCCTATGAGCGGATTTCGGAAGCGGGCGATGGTGCGGTCGCCTGATCGGGAGCGATGCCAGCCCGATGATGGAGCCGCCGGTCGCCCCCTTGCCGGGATAGACGCCCTGCGCAGCTCCGACTCCGGCTTTTGTAGACATGCGATCAACGCCCGTCCGTCGCCGTGCAGGCTGGTCTGTCGTCAGACTCTGAAGCCGGCGGTCACTTCGAGGTGGTGACCGGTCACGAGGCGGGCGGCGTCGGACAGGAGGAAGGCGACCGAACCGACCAGATCTTCCGCCTGCGGCAATCGTCCCATCGGCGAAGCGGCGAAGAAGGTTTGCCGCGCCTCGTCGTCCATCCGGGTGAAAATGCCCGATCCTTCCACGGCACCGGGAGAGAGCGAGTTCGCGGTGACGCCGCGGGGCCCCAGTTCCAGCGCCAACACCTCCACCATGGTGCGTACCGCTGCCTTGGTCGCGGCGTAGGCGCCGGCGTTTGGCGGCGGATAGCGCGCAATCGTGGATCCGGTGGCGATCACCCGGCCGCCGTCCACCACATGCCGCGCGGCCTGCTGCAGCGTGAAGAAGGTGCCCTTCACGTTGATGTCGACGACACGGTCGAGATCCTCTTCGCTCATGTCCGCGAACGGCGCCTCGACATTCTCGATACCGGCGTTCGCAATGACCGCATAAAGTTCGCCCAGCTGCGACCTTGCGTCCGTGAACAATCGCTGCACGTCGGCGCGCGTGCGACTGTTGGCCTTGATGACGACCGCCTCGGCGCCCAGCGCCGCCAGCCGTCCCCGGATCGCCTCTGCCGCGTCCTCATCGCCGGAGTAGCTGAGCGCCAGCCGGTATCCGAGACCGGCCAGGTGCTCCGCAGCGGCGCGCCCGATGCCCTTGGTACCGCCGGTGATCAGGACGATCCTGCCGTTCCCTTCCATCTGCGTCCTCCTCAGATCATGCCGCCATTGACGCGGAGCACCTGGCCATTGACCCACGCACCGTCGGGGCCGAGCAGGAAAGCGACGGCTCCGACGATGTCGCCGGGTTCGCCCAGCCGGCCCAACGGGATCAGCCTGGTCGTGCCTTCGATCTCCGCATCGCTCTTGCCGTCGAGGAACAGCTTGGTCGCCACCGGACCCGGTGCGACGAGATTGACGGTGATCCCACGCGGCGCGAGTTCCTTGACGAGGACGCGGCTCATCGCTTCCACGCCGGCCTTCGTGGCGCCATAGACGCCATAGGTGGGCGGCGAGAGACCGATCACGCTGGTCGAGAAGCTCACGATCCGGCCGCCGTCGCGGATACGCTTGCCGCCTTCGCGCAGGCAGTTGAAGACGCCCTTCAGGTTGATCGCGACATGCCGGTCGAAGGTTGCATCGTCCGTCTCGACGATCCTGGCCAGGTGCATGATGCCGGCATTGTTGACGATCGCGTCGACGCCGCCGAAGGCCTGCTCGGTCGCGTCGAACAGCTGAACGACCTGGGCAGGATCTCTGACATCGGCCTTGACCGCGATCGCGCTGCCGCCCGAGGCTTGGATCCGCTGCGCCAGTTCGATCGCCGGCTTTTCATTGCCGGAGAAATTGATCGTGACCGCCCAGCCATCGCGCGCGAGTCGCTCGACGACCGCTGCCCCGATGCCTTGGGATGATCCCGTTACGATGACCGATCGGGTCGATATTGCCATGTGCAATTCCCTGTGCGTTGAAATCGCACGGGGGACGCACGCTGCGCACCTCTGTTCCGCCCAAGCGCCTGATGCGCAACTTCACCGAAGTTATTGGCGATTTGACCGAATTCTGGCCTCCGCCCGATAGGTCCGGGGCGTGGTGCCCACCCGCCGATGGAAGGCGCTCGAGAAGGATCCGGCGCTCGTATAGCCGCACAGCCGGCCGATTTCGGCGACGGTCATGTCGCCGGTCCTCAGCATCCTGCACGCTGCTTCTATGCGAATTTCGGTCAGGTAGGCGAATGGCGTCATCCCCATGCGCTCGCGGAACCGGCGCACGAAGTGGTGCACGCTGATGCAGGCCTCGCTTGCGAGCGCGGTAAGCGTCAACTCCTTGCCGAAGTGACTGGACATATAGTCAAGCACCCTCGCCAGTTGGCGATCGCCGAAGGCTTCGGGAGCGCGGCGATCGCTTTCGGGCTCCCACCAACCGGCGTGCCTGGCCAGCAGATGCGCCGCGAGGAAGCGGGTCGCCTGTTCTTCATAGATGCCGGGCATTTCATCTTGCATGGCACCGAGGACCTCGCCCGCGAGCGCCGCAATCGTCGGATCCCGCAACACAAGTGCGGACAGCGGCTGGTCCGAGTAGCGGGTTCCGATCCGCCGATATTCCTCTGCGACCTCACCGATGATGGCGCTGGACAGGTACAGGTGGGCCGTCTCGAACCGGTCGTCCGCGTCGAGCGCCTGCCACGACATGCGCGTCGTTTCGCCCGGCCTGGTGAGACCGGCATTTCCGGCCTCGTACAAGGCAGTATGCCAGCGGCCCTGTTTGAAGACCTGGATCATGCTGCGCCCGCGCGTGGCGACGACCAGAGTGACATCCCCTGTGGCGTGCGTCTCGAAAACGTCGGCTTTGCCCTGACCCCGATGATGATCGAGCAGCAGCCCCCGCCAGGGAAGGTCCCGACTGCTGCCGATCAGTAGGTTTGGCTTCACGGACGCGCAATCGAGGCTCAATGGACTAAACATCGCGCTCCTTCGAAGGACGGAATTCATGCGAATCCCGAGGAGGGGGCATAGGCCGATCTTCCGAGATTTGGAAAGTTCGCAGCCGCCGCCTTCCGCAATCATTCCGCAGAAGCGTTCAATGGCACCATCTGCGTCAGCGTCGTCGGTTCGCATGCAACGACGATGAGCGTGACATTGTCGGGTGCACCGCGCTGAAGCGCAAGTTCCAGAAGGCGCTCGGCGGCATCCTCGGGCCGGCGGCGTGACAGCATCGCCGCGATTTCAGCCTCGCTCACCACGCGCGTCAGCCCGTCGCTACAAAGCAGGAAAACGTCATCCGCATGTACCGCATCGCTGCGCCGGTCGAGCACGACGCGATCGTGCACGCCGACCGCGCGGGTCAGGACATGCCCCAGCGGGTGACTGCGCGCATCTTCCTCGCTCAGCAGCCCCTGATCGACGAATTGCTGAACCTGTGAATGATCCGTGGTTAGTTGATTGAGCCGGTCAGCGCGCAGCAGATAGACCCGGCTGTCTCCCACCCAGCGGACGCTGAAGCGTCCATCGCTGACCAGCAAGGCGGCCAGCGTCGATCCGCTGAGCCGGCCGGCGTTACGCCCGGCCATGACGATCCGCGTATTGGCCGCATCGACCGCGCGGACCAGCGCCTCGTCCCCGGCACCATGGCCTTCGGGCAGTTCGATCGACCGCAGTCCCTCGGCGATCGTCGCCGATGCCCATTTGCCGCCGCGATGACCACCCATGCCATCGGCGACCGCCCAGAGTCCGTCATGCACGCGCTCGACGAACGCATCCTCATTGACGGAACGAACGCATCCGACATGAGTCAGCACCGCATGCTCGAACCGCAGCGCTGCGGCCATCACTTTGTCTCCTCAACATCCAGCATTTCGGTAATCAGGCGCCATCCGGGCGAGGTCGGTGTCAGCGATCGCGCCGACATGCCTTCGCCATGCGCCGTCCACAGCCGCGGCGGCGGCGGTTCGACGGCGGGTGACCGCCATGGCGACGCCTCGATCGCATCGAGCGCCGCTTTCAATCGATCGGCGTTCCAAAGTTCGTCGATCGCCTGCCGGCAGCACGCTTCCACAGCGCCGGCGAACGCTTCCACCGCATCAGGCGCCGGCGGGGCCATCGCCCGCGCGCCGGCAACCAGCAGGAAGGCGCGATCGACGCGATCATGGCTCGGGAGGATGGCGCCCACATGCCACTGCCGGTCGATCAGGCCGGGATCGAAGCAGAAGCGCCAGGGCGATGCCGCGCCATGGCGGGCGGCGAAGGCCGCTCCCATTCGGACGCGCGCCTCGTCGAGGCCGGCGCTGCACCATGCATCCCACGCCGCGGCGACACGCGGGACCGCGCGGCGGACGAAATCGCCATGCGCCGGCAGCTTGCCGACGAGATATGGCGCCGCCGTCACAGCCGCACCGGGCAGCGCAGCGACCACAACCCGCCCCGGCCGAACGGATTGGCCCGACCCGGCAACTGTATGCGGAAGGTCGCGAAGGCGTTGCCCTGGCCGAAGGTCGCGCGGATCGCGGTTTCGCCCGCATTCTCCTTCTGTGCGCCGTCCATCAGCCGGAAAAGCGCCCAGGCGCCCTCGGCATCGCGCCGGAACACTTCCTTCTTGCCCGAGAACAGCACCACGCTGGCCGTGGGCAATCCATCGATCGTCCAGATCACGGGCCGTGCACCGCTCGATCCGCGTTCGAAGCGATGCTTCACGCCGCCCGAGGTGAAGACGGCGGCATCCACGCCGCCGCCCAGGACGACGTCGGAGACATTGATCGTGAAACCGCCGCTCAGGAGATCGCGGATGCTGCCGGCCTGCTGGAATCGCTCCGCGCTGGCGGGATCGAATCGTCCCGCCACCGGATCGTCGGCGCGCCATCGCCACACCGGGCCGGCCGTGTCGAGCAAGGGCGCGAGCCGGCCGGTCACGAAGGAATCGAGCTGGCCGCTGGCGCCGAAGACGCGGATCATCTCCGCCCCCGGGGCGTCATTGGCGGCGACGCCGAAAAAGGGATAGCGATCGTCGACAACCGCGCGACAGGCCGGCAGCAGGGTCGCTGCATAGTCCTCGGCGATCGCGCCCTGCGCCGATTTTGCCGCGGCCCCACGACCGGCCCGGCTCGCCTCCGACACGAAGGGCTGGAGCTGGGGCGGTGCCACCGCCCCGCTGGTGACGACATCGCCGACCGCACCCGCGAGTTGCCCCTGCACCGCACCCCCGCCCGCCGCACCCACCGCGTCGGCCGCTGATCGTGCGGAGGCCGCGCGGCGCACCGCATCGACGAAGCCGTCGATGGGCGCGGGGCTGCGGCCATCGCCGACGAACTCGGCGATCGGCCGGAAATGGGCCTGGATCGTCTGGCCCGCATCGAACCCACCGCCGGATGCCTGCCGTGCCAGCCGCGCCGCCACCGCCACGCGACCGCCGACCGGCAGCTTCACGCCCTTCGCGGGGATCGCCAGATCGGCATTCTTGCGGATCTCCAGCAACAGCAACTTGAGGGCCGAAGGCGTCTTGCTGAACGCGCCCAGCGCCGCCGGATCGCCGAAGTAATTTCCGGGTTGCGGCAATGTCGCAACTTTATCCCACGCTGCGACATAGTCCCGCGCGTAGAGCGCGGCGACGCCGTCGCGCAGCCCCGCGAGCCCCTGTCGCGTCGCCTGGCTATCTGCATCGCGGCCGAACACCCACAGGTCGCGGCGCATATCCTGCTGAACGGTCTGCAGGCCGCGCTGATAGCCCAGCCGATAGCCCTCCCGCGTGAACAGCCAGGGCACCTCCAGCGCGACCACCGCCTCGCCATTGGCGAAGGCGAGCGCATCGCCGGCGCTGAGCACGGTCGAGGCCGTCCAGTCCGGCCTGGCAGCCGCGCCGGCACGCTGTCGCAATATCGCATAGGCGCGGTCGCTGAGCGACAAGGTCTGCAGCGCCGCACGGCTGCGCGCGATCAGCGCACCATCCAGCGGCGCACGGCCCTCACGCCAAACCTGCCCCAGGCGCGGATCCGCCAGCATCGCGTCGAGATGCTCGGCAAGCTGGCGGCGCACATCCGCGCGGTCGCCACCGGCGAGCGTCGACCGCTCCCAGTCGTCGAGCAGATAGGCCCGGATCGCGCGGGCATCGCGCGGCCCCTGCCCGCCCAGCATCAGATAGACCTTCAGCGGCTCATAAAGCTGAAGCGGCTGGCCGGCATCCTGTTGCAGTCGCCGTTCGAGCTGGAGCAACAACCGCGGCAGCAGGATCCGCTGCGTCGTTTCAAGATAGGCCTGCTCGGCGGCAGCGGCATGCCCCGCCTGGAACAGCCCCCAGCGCATCATCAGCGGCGGTCCGCCCGCGCGCTGGTCGGCAAAGCCTTGCGGCAGGCCGCGCAGAGCGCGCAGCACGGTCAGTGCCTGTTCGAGATCCGGATCGCTGCCGCCTACCTCGACGAGGTCGATGCCCGCTGCCCGGGCGTCCTGCGTCGCGGCCTGCGCGCCGCCGAGCAGGTCGGTCTGCAGCGCGTGATTGCGCGCGTAGCTGGTGCCGAGCAGCCCGAGACCCGCCAGCGTCAGGATTGCCAGCGCCGCAGCACCGGCGATCAGCGTTCCGCGGCGCCGGGCGATAAAGGCGGCGTCGGGGCGCAGCAGGCCCGGCTCGCTCAGGATCACTTCGGTGAACAGGCGATTGATGAAATAGGCGCGGCCGGCGCGGGACGCGTCAGGTTGAACCGGAGCCGCGGCCGCATAGCTGGCGGCGATCGATCCCAGCATCCGATCGAGCGGCGTGCCGTGCTGGATGCCGCTGGTAAGATAGAACCCGCGAACGATCCCGACCTGGCGCGGATCGGCGGACGGCGCGAGCGCGCCCTCGACGAAGCGATGCAGGCGCGCGCGCAGCGCGTCCACCTGGGCGGGGAAGCCGAGGATCAGCCCGCGCCGCGCCGGATCGGGCTCCTCCTGCAACCGCTTCGCGGTGCGCGCGCCGATCTCCGCTGCAAGCAGGTCGAACTGTTCGAGCAAGGCCGTGGCGCCAACCGGCGCATCCCCCGCCGCCAGCGGCAGGGTGGCGCCCAGCACTGCGCGCCGGCCATCGGCGTTCAGATCGTCGAAGAAGGCCTCGAAGCCCGCAAGCAGGTCGACCTTCGTCAGCATCAGATAGATCGGCACGCGCGCCTGGGTTGCGTTGCGGATGTCCTCGAGCCGTCGACATACCGCGCGCGCATGCGCATCGATCGATGTCAGCGTGCCGCCGGCGAGTTCATCAACGCCGATCGCCACGAGCACGCCGTTGACCGGCTGCGCGGGGCGAAGCCGCGCCAGTTGCGCCAGGAAGCTGCGCCAGCCCGCTGCATCGACCGCCTCGTCCGAATCCTGCGTCGTGTAGCGTCCGGCGGTGTCGATCAGCACCGCCTCGTCGGCGAACCAGAAATCGAGGTTGCGCGTGCCGCCGACCCCGCCCAGCGCCCGATCGGTCAGCGGGAAGCGCAGGCCGGACTGGGCGATCGCGGTGGTCTTGCCCGCACCCGGCGGGCCGACAATCACATACCAGGGACGGCTGTAGAGATAGTCGCGCCGCCCGCCCGCCGCCGTGCGGAGCTGCACGAGCGCGTCGCGCATCCTCCCGGCCACCGCATCGCCTTCTTCACCGGCGGGATCGCCCAGTTCGGCAGCGATCGCATCGGCAGCGCGCGCCGCCCGCCGCAGCCGCCACCAGGCCGCCGCTCCCCAAAGCGCCGCGACCAGCACCACGAGCAGCAGCCGTATCCAGATCGGCCGCAGTGAGAGAAACAGGAAAGGCAGCAGCACCGCCAGGACCAGCGCAGCGGTGATCGCCGCCAGCGCCGAAAGCGTCCACCAGCTTCGCAGCATCTTCATCATCGTGTCGCTTCCTGGACGAGGACGACCTCGACCCGCCGGTTGAGGGCCTTGCCTGCCGGGCTATCGTTGGTGGTGATCGGGCGGCTCGCGCCGAACCCCTCGACGGTCACCCGGTCCGGCGCGCTCAGCCGCGACCGGATCAGCGCCCCCGCCGCCTCGGCGCGGGCCTTGGAGAGCACGACATTGTCCGGGAAGGTCAGGGTCGCGACCGCGTCGGAATCGGCATGGCCTTCCACCCGCACGCGACCGGGCTCCGCCTCGATCGCGGTGCCGATGCGTTCGAACAACGGGCGGGCACGCGCTTCCAGCGCATCCGATCCGGAAGCGAACAGCCCGCCGACCGTCGTGCGGACGCGCACGCTCGTCGCATCCTGCTCCACGGTCACGAGCCGCGCCGCGATTTCAGGCGCCAGGAAGCGCCGCAACCGGTCCCCGGCGGCATTGTCCGCGGGCGCGACCGGCGCCGCGCCCCGCGACAGGCGCAGCGGCTGATCGGGATTGATGGCCGTCAGCGCATCGAGTGCGGGCTGGCCGGTCTGCGCGAGGATCAGCCGCAGCAGCAGCACAGCGAGGACGAGAAGCAGCAGGGCGCCCGCACTGCCGAGCAGCAGCGGCGGCCAAGCGCCGATCCGCCGCATCGGCGTCGGCGTCCCGCGCCAGCGCGGGGAAAGCTCGGTCTGCGACAGCGCGCGGACGTGCGGCAGCGCCGCATAGGCCCGCGTCATCAGGTCATGGAGCTGGCGGCGGCCGTCAGGCGCCACGCGGTAGCGGCCCTCGAAGCCGGCCGCGAGGCAGGCATGATAGAGCTCGATCAGTGCGGCGCTGTCGGCAGGCCGGTGGAGCATCTCGTCGAGCAGCAGCCAGAAGCGGTCACCGCCGATATTCTCGCCGAACGCCCGGACGATCAGGCTGCGCCGCGCCCATTCGGCCCCCTCGCCCGCTCGGCCCGGCAGGTTCTGCGCGATGTCGTCCGCGGTCGCGAGCACGCCATAGCGGGCGCGCCGCCGCGTCTCGGCATCGAGCGGAAGCGCGGTGAGCGCGGCATCGAAGGCGTCGCCCAGCCCGATGGCGATGCGATGCAATTCAGGTAGCGGCAGCCGCACACGGCCGGCGCGCATGCCTGCCATCAGCGCGAGCAACGGCGTCGCGGCGGTGACCAGCGCGTTCCTCACTGCAGCGGGCGGCGGCGGTTGCGGCACATCGTCGTCGTCGGCAAGGGTGCGCGGGCGGGTGGCGGCAGGGGCCGGCCGCAGCGGCGGGACGGGGGCGCTCCCCGGCACGCCCGCTGGACGCAGCATCGTCCGCCCGCCCATCTCGTTCGGCCCATCGCTCATCGCGCCGCCGCCTTCACCCACCACAGCTCCATGCGGAGTTCGGGCCAGTCGCCGGCGACGTGCAGGCCGAGCGCCGGCGCAGTAGCGAAGTCAGACCAGTCGGCAGCGGACCGATCGAGCTCGAAATAGACATAGCCGGGCAGTGCGCGGAGCTGAGGCGGCGGGGTCGGCATCGGGCTCAGCGGGACGCCGGCCAGCGCCGAATCGACGATCTGGCGCATCTTCTGGACCGCGCCGATCTTGGCGACGGCGGGAAAGCGGTTACGGATCTCTTCGGCCGGAACCCGTGCGCTAACCGCAAGATAGGCGCGCCCGCCCATGAACTGCTTGTGGTCGGCGATGCGCGCGGCGTAGGCACCAGGTCCCGCCTGTTGCAGCGGCAGTTGCAGCGCCGAGCGGTCGTAGACCGCGGATAGCGCCGCCTGCAGCGCCTCGACCACCGCCTCGAATACAGGCTGCAGCGCTTCATGGTCATAGGGCGGCAGAGCCGCCGCGCGTCGGTCCGCGCGGGTCAGCGTCGCCAATTCGCCAGCCATGCCGGCGAACGCTTCGTAGAGCCGCTCCGGATGGACGTTGGGCAGCGCGGCGAGATGGCGGAGCTGCGCCACCCAGCGGTTGAGCGCCTGCAGCATCAGGAAGCTCGCGAGGCTTTCCGATCCGGCATCGACCGCCTCCACCGCGCGGACCGCCAGTTCCTCGACGCGCTGCTCGGCGCGACCGATGATGTCGGCGAGGAAACCGGTAAGCCGCGGGCTCGCGCGCACGTCGAGGCAGGGCGGGATGTAGCGATCGTCGAAGGCGATCATGCCGTTGCGCACTTCGCGGACGCGCGCAAGGCCGAGCAGGATGCGCCCCTGGGTCTGGTCGCGCGTGGCGCCGAAGCGCAGGTTGGGCTGCGCGATCTCGATCGGCTCACGCCCGCGCTCTTCGGAAAAACCGTCAGCGACCTCCGCGTCGTCGACGCGGAAGCGCGCGCCCTGGACCTGTTGATCGTCCGACGTGCGGAACAGCACGGCGCCGTCCTGCATCGCCGGCAAGGTGAGGTTGATCAGCGTGTCGCGCGTATCGCCGCCCACCTCGATGGGCGTCGGAGGCGGCAGGTCCTGCGGGAAGGCGAAAGGCGTGCCGTCCGGCAGTACGCCCGAAGCCCGC
The window above is part of the Sphingomonas sanxanigenens DSM 19645 = NX02 genome. Proteins encoded here:
- the tagF gene encoding type VI secretion system-associated protein TagF, whose product is MTAAPYLVGKLPAHGDFVRRAVPRVAAAWDAWCSAGLDEARVRMGAAFAARHGAASPWRFCFDPGLIDRQWHVGAILPSHDRVDRAFLLVAGARAMAPPAPDAVEAFAGAVEACCRQAIDELWNADRLKAALDAIEASPWRSPAVEPPPPRLWTAHGEGMSARSLTPTSPGWRLITEMLDVEETK
- the icmH gene encoding type IVB secretion system protein IcmH/DotU yields the protein MSDGPNEMGGRTMLRPAGVPGSAPVPPLRPAPAATRPRTLADDDDVPQPPPPAAVRNALVTAATPLLALMAGMRAGRVRLPLPELHRIAIGLGDAFDAALTALPLDAETRRRARYGVLATADDIAQNLPGRAGEGAEWARRSLIVRAFGENIGGDRFWLLLDEMLHRPADSAALIELYHACLAAGFEGRYRVAPDGRRQLHDLMTRAYAALPHVRALSQTELSPRWRGTPTPMRRIGAWPPLLLGSAGALLLLVLAVLLLRLILAQTGQPALDALTAINPDQPLRLSRGAAPVAPADNAAGDRLRRFLAPEIAARLVTVEQDATSVRVRTTVGGLFASGSDALEARARPLFERIGTAIEAEPGRVRVEGHADSDAVATLTFPDNVVLSKARAEAAGALIRSRLSAPDRVTVEGFGASRPITTNDSPAGKALNRRVEVVLVQEATR
- the tssM gene encoding type VI secretion system membrane subunit TssM — its product is MMKMLRSWWTLSALAAITAALVLAVLLPFLFLSLRPIWIRLLLVVLVAALWGAAAWWRLRRAARAADAIAAELGDPAGEEGDAVAGRMRDALVQLRTAAGGRRDYLYSRPWYVIVGPPGAGKTTAIAQSGLRFPLTDRALGGVGGTRNLDFWFADEAVLIDTAGRYTTQDSDEAVDAAGWRSFLAQLARLRPAQPVNGVLVAIGVDELAGGTLTSIDAHARAVCRRLEDIRNATQARVPIYLMLTKVDLLAGFEAFFDDLNADGRRAVLGATLPLAAGDAPVGATALLEQFDLLAAEIGARTAKRLQEEPDPARRGLILGFPAQVDALRARLHRFVEGALAPSADPRQVGIVRGFYLTSGIQHGTPLDRMLGSIAASYAAAAPVQPDASRAGRAYFINRLFTEVILSEPGLLRPDAAFIARRRGTLIAGAAALAILTLAGLGLLGTSYARNHALQTDLLGGAQAATQDARAAGIDLVEVGGSDPDLEQALTVLRALRGLPQGFADQRAGGPPLMMRWGLFQAGHAAAAEQAYLETTQRILLPRLLLQLERRLQQDAGQPLQLYEPLKVYLMLGGQGPRDARAIRAYLLDDWERSTLAGGDRADVRRQLAEHLDAMLADPRLGQVWREGRAPLDGALIARSRAALQTLSLSDRAYAILRQRAGAAARPDWTASTVLSAGDALAFANGEAVVALEVPWLFTREGYRLGYQRGLQTVQQDMRRDLWVFGRDADSQATRQGLAGLRDGVAALYARDYVAAWDKVATLPQPGNYFGDPAALGAFSKTPSALKLLLLEIRKNADLAIPAKGVKLPVGGRVAVAARLARQASGGGFDAGQTIQAHFRPIAEFVGDGRSPAPIDGFVDAVRRAASARSAADAVGAAGGGAVQGQLAGAVGDVVTSGAVAPPQLQPFVSEASRAGRGAAAKSAQGAIAEDYAATLLPACRAVVDDRYPFFGVAANDAPGAEMIRVFGASGQLDSFVTGRLAPLLDTAGPVWRWRADDPVAGRFDPASAERFQQAGSIRDLLSGGFTINVSDVVLGGGVDAAVFTSGGVKHRFERGSSGARPVIWTIDGLPTASVVLFSGKKEVFRRDAEGAWALFRLMDGAQKENAGETAIRATFGQGNAFATFRIQLPGRANPFGRGGLWSLRCPVRL
- a CDS encoding PP2C family protein-serine/threonine phosphatase, giving the protein MAAALRFEHAVLTHVGCVRSVNEDAFVERVHDGLWAVADGMGGHRGGKWASATIAEGLRSIELPEGHGAGDEALVRAVDAANTRIVMAGRNAGRLSGSTLAALLVSDGRFSVRWVGDSRVYLLRADRLNQLTTDHSQVQQFVDQGLLSEEDARSHPLGHVLTRAVGVHDRVVLDRRSDAVHADDVFLLCSDGLTRVVSEAEIAAMLSRRRPEDAAERLLELALQRGAPDNVTLIVVACEPTTLTQMVPLNASAE